The genomic stretch ttattaaGGACCATAATACATTCAAAATATTCTAACTGGATTTCATTTATATCAAATGATATATAACTTATAACCTTATATTCTATATGTGTGTGcatatttacatatttttttattataacattCTAATAGccaaattagagaaaaaaatttagagatgtgaaaatctaaaattttcgAAGGGTgcgggaaaaaaaattcatcgcAGGGCCTGTCCTGCCAGCCCCCTAATTCCGCTCTTGTTATTAGCTacagtttatttatataaactgatttatgatttataatcttatatattatatatgtgcaTATTTGCacatttattattagaaaaactatttgattttaaaaaagtcaaGTCACTGACGTAAATAGAAGGTTTTCCAGACTCCAAACGTATcccaaaaatatcattatttccTGGGACTAGTAATCCGAGTGAGTttgtaacttgaaaaaaatatcatgattttccaaaaaaataaagaaagaagtgGTCGTGCAAGTCGGTCAGTCCTCCCTCTAGTTTTTCCATCAAGAAACAGTCTCGAGTCTGGATGCACTCCGGATTGCGTCAAACCTTTGGTGGAGAAGGAGATTTATTAGTGATTTTTGGGATAatgatagattttatttttaaaaatattatttatttaaaaatatattaagatatatatatttttttttttgatattaacatattaaaacaatttaaaaaataattaaaaaaaactcgaggACAAAAACCCTCTTacataaaatcattataatcGAACTGGGTAGGTGATATTCCcgtgaaaaaatcaaacaatccaCCTTTGATATGGAGCCATTTGGATCCCAAATCACAAGTGGATAGTGGACACCATTACCATACCATTAACAATTTAGTGATTTACCACGTCACAGCCTTCCAAAACCGTTTGCATCTCCGCGTGGACCGGATCATTGTCAACGAAACCTTGGACGTTGATTGATTCAACGGCGATCGCGGCCGACAAAGCCAAATTACATGGAAGCCCTTTCCCTTCAGTTAGTTATAGCTCAGTCCTTGTAATTTCACAGATCAAATTAATCAAGTCAAAATATTGTTTACAATTTGATCGCCGTGAGGggttttttgttatgtttttgtttccaaaatGCCCTCGTTCACTAATCAGATTTTTCATCTTATGAGataaaatatctaatattaacaaattaaggGCTCACTTGCCTTGCTAAAAATATGTTCTCCTATTAACCAagttattttcatttgtttggaCTCATCGAGACAAATATTTctctataaaacaattttttttttttatcgtaaaCGGTGATGGAAAAAGTTGAAATGTgtactatataaaaataataatgataataatgataataattatagtgATTGGTGTtgtgataacaacaacaacaataatattaataatgtctACATGATAATGGTTACTATGTTAACAACGATAGTGATAACAGTGATAAAATGAtgattcaatattaaaatgatagttATGAGATAATGATAGTTATTACTGTTATGTTGAAGATGTCAAatgatctaataaaaataaattgattgttATACtggtaataaaataataattgtgatGATAAGGATGTCAATGTGGTGCGATGTTGATGGCAATAGGTTATTGTAAGATGATGGTAAAATAAAAGTCACACTAATGACATGATAAAAGGTTGTgaacttgtaattgtaattgatAATGGtgctaaaaattataaattaatgatattatattaatatgaaaactCAGACATGAGACCCAATACAAATTGAGTTTGcaactaaatcaaaaaaattgatcCCACCATCTTCAACTCAATTCACATGACCTAGtcacatttaaatttaattgaattaacttttgtttataataaaaaacactccaaacaatattattttatatttcatttttaaaaaaaatgatttaactaGGTGATATGGCCCTTTACTACGTGACCTTGGAATGAATGGAAAATATCCATCCTCTTTCACggagttaaaatattttttttccaattaaagccATCAAGAattggttgaaaaatattttatatagatttaattgaaggaaaatattttctcacaaaacaaacCGACTCTATAcataaatgacaaaaaaatccaCCGAAATCCAATCAAACAGGCAATATATAATATCAACACGACTCCAAGCCATCATAAAACCCGGGTCATTGACTTCGTCACGGGTCGGCTGGTTGACctggttaacccgggtcaactcaataaaaaaaaaaaatggttgtctTTAGGGGGGATTCGCTGGATTGAAAAAGAGCTCATTTTTTCTACTCATCGCCCGTATGGAAAGTAGCAGATTTGCTTTTCCTCTCTCCTCGTTTCCAAATAAAACCTTCTGCTAAAAAGATCAGCTAAATGGAATCTATGGAGCACAAACTTCAAAACAAAAGGCTCGGATTGTAAAAGGAAATTCAGGAGTGAATTCTGTGTCAACCTTGGTCTAGAATCCTCCATATCACTTTATGTCAAAGTCCACCCAGACAAGTAGAAAAACATCCTTAATCCATAATTTGTTTGGTGTcgcataaaattataataacaaaatccgtGACCACACAGGATTCGTCTCTGTATATCATGTACTTTTAGGGAAAACACAAGATCTCAAACTTGACACCGGAACTTTAATTTAACGATGTTTCGGTATATTCCGGAGAACCAAATTAAAGCTTCATATTGACATCGAATGGTCCTTTATGCTTTTCCCTTTTATCTTGCTAACGATGCTTAGGTCTACAGGagtttatttggattttttctgGAACACGATCATCGACGAGCTCATTAAGCTCTCACATCTAGGTTTGCTGGGAACGAGAATGGGATTTTGAGTTCTAACATGTAAATGTAATTACAGGAAGGGAACTGTTCTTCATGTGGAAGACAACTACATGGGGCCAGGGAGAGAAATTGAGGGCTTCTCTGGCTTtcgagataaaattgaaaacagcaATAAAAAGTCACGGAGAAGATGAGCAGGAGAACGGAACGCTAGTTTGAGAGTgtgaagattgttttttaaaatattttttttgttagaaaatatctaaaaaaatatttttttatttttaaataattatttatgacaatatcatatcaaaataatttaaaaatatataaaaataattttaaataaaaaaattaattttttaaaaatataattccaaacactattagaaatatttgatatatttaacgGTCATAGGTAATCTACAGCTTTAATAATCTAACGGTCATAGGTGGtcgatatattaattaattattctcaaAACTAAAAGGGACTGATCGATTTATCTGATGAGACTAAAGGGACTAAACTATAATCTACAGCTTCTTTTATAATAGTTCAAGCAGACAGATCCCATCCCCGTCGAAAACACAGCATGGAAGGGTATCTTAGTCAGTGCAACACGAACACCCAGTTTCTCCGTTGAATGCGGTTTTGGTGGGGCCGCTCCATATGGTCGTCAGCCGGCGACGACGAGGCAACTTTGTGATCGCAGTcgtaacaagaaaaaaatttgtttctATCTTATTTTTACTCTCAGTTTCTAAACTGATTCCATTGGTTTGGCAGGTCACAACTCAAGAACCCGGGGTGTATTTTTCATGCCatgtcaaataaataatttttataaatatatcagtTTGAATATCATATATGGCATCCTCAGTATCCAATCGAacactgattaaaaaaaaaaaaaaaccaaaagagaacCAGTGTCACCATGTGTTTGACCTCCTCCTACCTCCTcctattgttttattttgatttaattttaaaatagtacTTCTtagtttgtttgatttgttaaaCCCCCTCCCTTCCTTCCCTCCCACACGCACACATGTACATATATGTTTTCTGTACCCATTAAACCCCTCCTCCGATTACAACGCTCTCTTTAACCCTCATCAAAAGCCCCCGTCTCTCTAAAATAATCTCATGTCTTTGTCTTCATAGAGttaaacttcttcttcttcttcttcttcttattgttattgttaCCAGAATAAAATGGAGGTGATAAACGGAGAACTCCTCAAGCCTGCTGGCGAAGAGAAATTAGGAATCAAGGTAACAGAGTCAAACGGGGTTGTGGATAAAGAGATTATTAAAACAAGATACGGAAACGAGAATCTCTCCAGTTCCGTCCATTTCTCTCCAAGTTCGAATTCAAATGTTAACCAGGATGATCCAGCTGGAGATACCACCAAGCCAGAAGATATTATAGCCGTTACACCCAAAATCAACGGCTATAGGCAAACAATCCAGCCTGATTTTCATCTCCCAAAGCCAGAGGCGCCTCCAGGTCTCTCACCTTCACCTCCATCTCAACCATACGAAAACGGCGACGCTGTAGCCCGATCCAAATCATTGTCTGAGAGTTTCACGGCGGTCGACATGCCGTCTATCGGAAAATTCATCAAGGAACGAAGCAACAGCTTATCGGAAAGGATTTCGAAAAGATTTTCCTCTCTCAAATTCGACGACGGTGATGACGATTACATGAATAATAAGGTGAAATCATTCGACTCAGGCGTGACAGAGTTCAAAATATCGGGACTCAAAGTTGTTGTGATGCTCAAGAGCAACGACGAAGAGGAACAAATTAAAGGACGGGTTAGTTTCTTTTCAAGGTCAAATTGCAGAGATTGCACTGCAGTCCGCTCGTTTTTCAGAGAGAGAGGATTAAAATTTGTTGAAATCAACATCGACGTATATCGGCAGAGGGAGAAAGAATTGATTGAGAGAACAGGAAGTTCTCAAGTACCGCAGATATTCTTCAACGACAAATTATTTGGTGGTCTGGTGGCGTTGAATTCGTTGAGGAACAGTGGAGGTTTTGAGGAGAGGTTGAAGGAGATGCTAGGGAAGAAATGTTCAGGCGATGCGCCTGCACCGCCAGTGTATGGATTTGATGATCATGAGGAGGAATCAACGGACGACATGGTTGGGATGGTGAAGGTTTTGAGGCAGAGATTGCCAATTCAGGACCGtctgatgaagatgaagatagtTAAGAATTGTTTTGCTGGGAGAGAGATGGTTGAGGTGCTCATTCACCACTTCGATTGCGGCAGGAAGAAGGTACGTCTAAAAACGTTATCGTTTAacatatctaagttttttttagtttcgtGGCGCTCCTAGATTTTAGTTTGACCTTTTCTCTTGATTAATCTTTGACTAGTTCGATATAACGACTAACACATTATTGGGGAGGATAGGAAATATTTGgaagataattaattttattctaaaatcttaaaatagGAGATTGAAATGACCACAATAGACATACTGTTTTTGATGAATGAGAAGAGAAGCGAACCAAGAGGTGGTGGTGATTGCAATGAAGGAGAACAAAACATCAATGATGGCGAACACGCAGACGGCATGATTATGGAAGGAGGATTAACCACCTCGTTAgttgtaaagaaaataaatgatttaataaatcACTTACACTTAAATTAACTGGCAGCTTATTACAGTAGGGGTAACTGATTCTGGTAAGCGATATGATTAAGGCAGTGCATTTGCACGCAAATGCAATCATAGAGGTTGCCTGTCGAAATCTGCTCATTATTATTCTTCAAGCAATACAATAATCTCAAAATTTAGAAGTGTCACCACGCAAACAAAATTAGCACTCTCCCTCCTGTCAATATAATCTAagcttacatgattttttttagtcttttctctccttttccttgCCGATaggattaatattattaatttgaataaaattaattgaattactATAAAGCTGGACAGTTGGGTTGATATTATCTTACcatttgtatttaaaaactctcttgaaataagttataattagaaataactTTTTGCATAAAAGGTGTCTTTTCGTATCCCTAAGAAGGGAAAAatctgatattttaatattttttatataagctagtcatgaaatatttttaatgacatTGCCGTGGGTGATACAGACCTTCGCCTGTATTTTTAACTATCAGCTAATTTtcttatagttaaaaataaataaaaaagtaattgtttAGAGAGCAGAAACTAATTCATACCTTCGCCTCTATTACGTTTTTTGTATACGAATTTATTGACCTAATGGACCCAACATTGCTTTTATGGATCTTTTTGGTTCGTGGACCAACCCAACGTGTTAGATTGATTCATAAAAAGTTAGTAAAAAGCCGTAAAAGGCTCTAGAACCAAGGAGCTGTTTGAGAGCTCCCACTCCCTGGTGTTATCATGATACAGACCCTCCTAAACGTTGGATCCGCTCCATCCCGCGAAAAAGCAACGGCGAAGTTGCTTTGATGATGTTGGGCACATTTTTTGGCCTTTGCTTTTGTATCCCCAAATTCCGCCTTTTCCCAACATTTGcaggttcttgtttttttttttttttaaaaaaaatttgttttctaattaagGAAAGCGTTCCATGTATCGGGGAAGCTATGCATTCtctgtttatattttttcaaagtgaatTCTCTCTGCAAGCAATCTACATTTTGATAactgattctttttttctttttgatgattTAACCACATTTATAAATCCACCGGCCTTAATTCTTGTATTATGTAGGTAGAAATAATGAAACAGCAAGAATGAGAGAGATGATATTCTGTACCGACAACCacgaaattttttatttgtagtgAAAAACTCCTACAATCTTTCGTGAAACCAAACTAATTGCACTATCTTGATCTATTACACTAGCCATTTATAATACTTGTAGCAACCAATTAAACTGTTTTGGAGGTTTGACCCACAATGAAATTAGTTATGTGCAATTCCTAGGCATCCCACACAGATGATAGACATATGTTCTATGAAAAACGCTTGCTATTCTTCAATTTCGTTGTTTTTCTATATAACGTACTTTCCCTGGCTTGGGTGTGCTTCTCATAGTCACGGGGCATTGGAGACCGATCAACTACTGGGTCAAAATTTGGAAGTCGGAACACAAAAATATCAATACGTAGAAGTATGTTGTGGACAGTCGAAGATGTAACGAGGTCCTACCAGTTATACcgagaaaacaaaatcataaaaaggacttttgaaaattatatatatatatatatatatatatgacagtGGATCAAAAACAGGACGTGTTGccctgaaaaaacaaaagaaaaggaggtgggattcttgtgtttttttcactGACCATAGAACGCTAAGAACAAGAAAAGATTTGGGAATGGAAATGGCAATGAAAAGAAATTAGTTCGTATTTCTAGTTTCCATGCTCAATTTCGTGATCATTACTGATGGtgcataatcaaataaaaagtgaaaGCAACCAGATGGACATGGTTGTGCCCACCACTTTGAATTTACAATTGAGTTTATTGATGCTAATTGattttcatatgaaaatatGTGCAGGCTGTTGAGATTGGTAAGCAGCTGGCCAGGAAGCACTTCATTCATCATGTTTTCGGGTAAGAAGTTTTTCTCCTGTCTGAATGCAATATGTATTGATCAGCATAATTTTTAACAGTTTGCTTTTATATTCAATGTGTATGTAGGgaaaatgattttgaagatGGAAACCATTATTATCGTTTCCTTGAGCATGAACCATTTATTCCAAAATGCTACAATTTCAGAGGGTCGACGAATGACAGTGAGCCTAAGCCCGCAGTTGTGGTTGGACAAAGACTCAACAAGATAATGTCTGCGATACTAGAGTCATACGCCTCAGATGATAGGCGCCATGTTGATTATGCTGGCATCAGCAAAAGCGAGGAATTCAGAAGGTACGCTGTTCTCTTTTCTCACTAGTTTTACTTTTATGTCATTTATTATTGTGCTTCCAATCTCACACATCTGCTGGAAAAGCATTCACCACTTTATTGCTGAAAACATCGCTTTTATCAGAGTCTATCACCTTTCCACTTTCTGCAAAAGAGCTCCAATTGTCATTCTTAAGTACCTAATTAAGCTAAATCACTGAGTTCAATTTTTGGAATAGCTCACACAAGGTGGCATGGAAGTTTAGTCTCATCGTTAATTTAGTGAAGTTGATCAAGACAGGAATTGACCGGGTAGAATTTACCTGGGGAGTGCTTCCCGTGTATAAAACATTCGGCCAAAGGTCGCCCATGAAGAACATCGGAAAGAGGGCAGGTTGAATATAAGTGGTAAAATTGAATAACAGAATGATAGGGAAGAGGGCTGTTTTGGCATAATCATTCACAGGGATTGGGAATATAGACGGTATACTTATAGGTGAAAAAAGTCAATATTATAGCCCAGGCTGAAATGATTCTTTACTACACGAGGATTTAAATACCTATATCCTTGTGTAAAACTTCCATATTACCCATGTCCTGTTTATTTCAACATATGAGGCATTATGCCATATTTATAATGAAGAAACATcatatttaaattcattaacAAGGTTCTACTCTGAGTGTTAGGTTCTGCTACAATGGACACTAAGATATACCCACGTGTTCTTATTTTGGCAGTTATTGTTACAAGTCACTTTAGCTTCTCCAAGTTCATTTCTCTCCATCTATGAATGCAGATATGTCAATTTGGTTCAAGATCTTCACAGGGTGGATCTCTTAAAGCTCTCACAAGATGAGAAACTGGCATTCTTCTTGAACTTGCACAATGCTATGATCATCCACGCTGTAATTAGAGTAGGATGTCCTGAAGGGGCAATTGAAAGGAGATCCTTCTCTTCCAACTTTCAATACATTGTAGGAGGGTCTTCCTTCTCTCTAAATACAATTACAAATGGAATCCTCAGAAGCAATAGAAGATCTCCCTATTCATTAGTCAAGCCATTTGGCACTGGAGACAAACGCTTAGAGGTAATTTCCGCTAATGATGTTTATATCTGCAAAACGTTGTTTATTTTTGGCGGtggatattttaaaactttattctGTCATGTCTTTGAAATTGAACCTGATTTCTAGCAATGCATTAGTAACTTTCAACCCTGtgcattattttccttttgaaaGATAAAGCTTGCCTCAAACTCTAATTCTTGTTGAgtttaaaagaatgagaaaagtgAATTGACCTTCTAAGTTAACTTGCATATATTTAAATGAGACGGTGGGTAAGAACTTGAACTGTCTGCAATGAAATGGCAGGTTGCTCTTCCTAAAGTGAATCCATTAATTCATTTTGGACTCTGCATTGGTACAAGATCAAGCCCCACAGTGAGGTTTTTCACATCCCAAGGAATCGAAGCTGAATTAAGAAGTGCTGCAAGAGAATTCTTCCAAAGGAGTGGAATGGAGGTGGACTTGGAAAAGAGGACAGTTTACCTTACACGGATTATCAAGTGGTGAGCCACGGAGTGCCTACTTCATGTCTGTGCTTTACATTTTCATTAAGGGTCAAAACTTAGAAGTGTCCATTTGATGTTGCATGGTAATCATTTGCATTTCGCTGCATCTCAAGTGAAAAATATCACATATATGATCTGCAAACTTTTGGTCTGCAGGTTCAGTGGTGATTTTGGCCAAGAGAAAGAAATCCTGAGGTGCATTATCAACTACTTGGATGCAACTAAAGCAGGTCTGCTAACACATCTTCTGGGAGATGGAGGCCCTGTTAACATTGTGTACCAAGATTATGATTGGTCCATCAATTCCTAGAAATCCCACAGCGCTGCCGTCGCGGAGATTTAGGCAGAGTGGAACTGCACTGGCCAGAGATCTGTATATAATACCATGAAATTTGAAACCCATCACCTAGCTATGATCAGAGGTTTGAAATCAGAAGAATATAGGGAAATTATTGATTCACAAGAAGGCATAAGCCACTGTTGCTGCTTGTGTCTATTTCTAAATGCGAACTTTCTTGATATATGTAGAAAGGAAAGCAATGTTGCCGCAAACTTTTTGCCATCAGCTTTCAtattttctagtgttttttccttttctttttctttcatggtGATTGCACCGGGAATGATTCACGACAGCGATCCCCTTCAGGCCTTCACTGCTCTGCAATAATCAAGGAGCCAAGGAATCATCATATTCTTCTTAATGCAAGGCAAGGTTCATCACCGTTACCTCCTTGATATCAATTCAAATAGCCCATACATTTTGGCTACAATTAAGAGAATGTTTTCTCATGCGCATTATTCAACTTTGTACAAGTAGCTTTTCCGATTGATCAAGAAATTTCGGGGCTAAAGTGTATTATATAAGAAGAgttattttgatgatttagtactactattttttttccttttaaaaaattgatatgatttatatgatagtatggtagagttatttttcaaactattttttatttagaaatatattaaaaaaattatttttgacatcaatatatcaagtcaatataaaaatactaaaataattaattttaaaaaataaaaaattaactttttaataaaaaccaagttaaaacacaattccaaacaacatataaaataactaaaagaatAGAGTTGCTATCTTAAGGCCCTGTTTATTTGCTGGAAAGTTGTTTTTTGAAAGTAAATTcctgaaaagtaaattatttttcaatgtttggtagtatcatgaaaaataaattgaatattttttttccagtatttagttatgttatggaaaatgaactgaaaaatagtttattaatgtattttttttcaagtctattaaaataataagaaataaatcttataaattaaaaagttaaatgagaatgaaattgaaaaaaatctaatttcataaattatctcaaataaaatgaataaaatcaaaataatgataatcaactctaacaaataaaaaaattgaaagatgtgaaattaaaataataataattataatttcataaattatttcaaataaaataagtaataatcaaaagaatgtatcaaatttgatagataaaaatattcaattaaaaaaatgataagagaaaagcaaataataatcataaaaatgaggatcaaagttaatataaaaatcaaaatttaagggataaaataaaaaaaaattcaaccaaaatatatatcaattaaaagtttgaggatcaaatttgatataatctgaaaataatataatgtttttaatttttcacaacttctaggaaagtgttttctgtttaaaataaaaaaaatattttcctgaaaaatcaagctaaattttctagaaaaatattttttattgatcaattttttcaataataaaaaaaaaaaattaaaaataattttcaaaaaaactacCAAATACAGTTCTTGTTCAGTTTTCCACTTCAAAAATCATTTATGCAAGAAGCCTAATCTACATGCAAATTCAGCCTAGGCGTGGGGAAGgcctaaatagaaaataaaaaggtgaaaattttaattggtaatgtgttacataatatttttaaaaataatttttttgttgaaaaatatattttcattctttttttttacttttaaaaaatatgtttcataAAATAAGTTATCATTCACCTTATTATcatgtaatttaataaaaaaatatttcttggataaaatttttattgaaccCATGACATGCATAAATTTCTCAATgagtttatttagttaattcatgtttgttttatttttttaattaaataatatttgtattgattttattattcaacactaaattaatttaaaattaaatttttttaatttttttttaattcatatttaaaatctattttattttaaatgatacaTTGCcgatgtataatttttttttcccttattttttttaatgacccGCGACTAATTTTACATCCATTTTGGGGTGTATAAAAACTAGCTTGAAGCTAAAAGCTCTCGGTGCTTCCCCCCGAACGAGGAAGAAGGAAATCAAAGGACCCCTTCAACAAGGTCGTGCGATCAAAATCTTTGGCCTATATTTCAGGCAACAACGTCGGGGCTGTCCGGCAAATCATATTCTTTCGTATCACCTTGGCTGCCGACAAAATTCAACGTGACAGCTTGCAATTAGCTACACTAGTTGTTAGACCATTCATCcagacaatttcttttttttttaaaaaaaaaaacagagagaaaaagaagagcagTCGCTGGTTGCTAGCAGTCTCCCGTACTGTATCAGGACTGCATTTCACCACCAAAATAATCTTAACGTGAACTCAACTACTAAGTGATCCTACTCCCACCTACCTTGATCCCATTTAATGCCGACACGTTTCATGCTAATTAACTCCAAATTGGTTGCTGATGAACAAACAAAGCATGTCCTCCTTTTGCCTGCCTTCAACTCCTTCACCCATTTCCTGAGACTCCAACTGTAAGCAAAAGCTACGGATGTTCCTCTCTCGTCTACTGATCAAGTTACTTTACCCACTGCTTCTTACATGCATATATAcacgctctctctctctttcgaGTTATTACTACCACAACATTTCATTTACCCTTGAAGTGGATTTGTGATTAATAGACTAGCATTTGGGAGGGAGAGGGCCG from Populus alba chromosome 8, ASM523922v2, whole genome shotgun sequence encodes the following:
- the LOC118055042 gene encoding uncharacterized protein, producing the protein MEVINGELLKPAGEEKLGIKVTESNGVVDKEIIKTRYGNENLSSSVHFSPSSNSNVNQDDPAGDTTKPEDIIAVTPKINGYRQTIQPDFHLPKPEAPPGLSPSPPSQPYENGDAVARSKSLSESFTAVDMPSIGKFIKERSNSLSERISKRFSSLKFDDGDDDYMNNKVKSFDSGVTEFKISGLKVVVMLKSNDEEEQIKGRVSFFSRSNCRDCTAVRSFFRERGLKFVEINIDVYRQREKELIERTGSSQVPQIFFNDKLFGGLVALNSLRNSGGFEERLKEMLGKKCSGDAPAPPVYGFDDHEEESTDDMVGMVKVLRQRLPIQDRLMKMKIVKNCFAGREMVEVLIHHFDCGRKKAVEIGKQLARKHFIHHVFGENDFEDGNHYYRFLEHEPFIPKCYNFRGSTNDSEPKPAVVVGQRLNKIMSAILESYASDDRRHVDYAGISKSEEFRRYVNLVQDLHRVDLLKLSQDEKLAFFLNLHNAMIIHAVIRVGCPEGAIERRSFSSNFQYIVGGSSFSLNTITNGILRSNRRSPYSLVKPFGTGDKRLEVALPKVNPLIHFGLCIGTRSSPTVRFFTSQGIEAELRSAAREFFQRSGMEVDLEKRTVYLTRIIKWFSGDFGQEKEILRCIINYLDATKAGLLTHLLGDGGPVNIVYQDYDWSINS